A genomic region of Chlorobaculum parvum NCIB 8327 contains the following coding sequences:
- the panC gene encoding pantoate--beta-alanine ligase, with translation MQIITDPAEMQKIAEKLRLQHQYIGVVMTMGALHEGHLSLVKLAKEKAGTVIMSIFVNPTQFGPDEDFHRYPRPFEKDVALARSAGIDYLFAPTTEAMYPEGYSTSIDPGPVATRFEGASRPGHFGGMATVVVKLLGITRPHLAVFGEKDAQQLAIIRRVVTDLNIGTTILGAPIARESDGLATSSRNIYLSSDERQQATALYRAILYAGEQIEQGRADLEAIAAEAEELVLSEKDTQPDYLCFVDDATFERATKAVPGKAYRLIMAVRIGSTRLIDNWRFDYQ, from the coding sequence ATGCAAATCATCACTGATCCGGCTGAAATGCAGAAAATCGCCGAAAAGCTTCGGCTCCAGCACCAGTACATCGGCGTCGTCATGACGATGGGCGCGTTGCATGAGGGACACCTGAGCCTGGTGAAGCTCGCAAAGGAGAAAGCCGGAACGGTCATCATGAGCATCTTCGTCAACCCGACGCAGTTCGGCCCCGACGAGGATTTCCACCGCTACCCGCGCCCGTTCGAAAAGGATGTCGCTTTGGCACGCTCGGCAGGCATCGACTACCTCTTCGCGCCTACGACGGAGGCGATGTACCCCGAAGGCTACTCGACCAGCATCGATCCCGGCCCCGTCGCTACACGGTTCGAGGGCGCTTCCCGGCCCGGCCACTTCGGCGGCATGGCCACGGTAGTGGTCAAACTGCTCGGCATCACCCGACCGCACCTGGCCGTCTTCGGCGAGAAGGACGCCCAGCAGCTCGCCATCATCCGGCGCGTGGTGACCGATCTGAACATCGGCACCACGATTCTCGGGGCTCCGATCGCCCGCGAAAGCGACGGCCTGGCCACCAGCTCGCGAAATATCTACCTCAGTTCCGATGAGCGCCAGCAGGCAACGGCGCTTTACCGCGCCATCCTGTACGCCGGAGAGCAGATCGAACAGGGCAGAGCCGACTTGGAAGCGATCGCTGCGGAAGCCGAAGAGCTCGTGCTCTCCGAAAAGGATACCCAGCCCGACTACCTCTGCTTCGTCGATGACGCCACCTTCGAGCGAGCCACGAAAGCCGTTCCGGGCAAAGCCTACCGGCTCATCATGGCTGTGCGCATCGGTTCGACCAGGCTGATCGACAACTGGCGGTTTGACTATCAGTAA
- a CDS encoding (2Fe-2S) ferredoxin domain-containing protein, with the protein MLIQNESPYLAHVFICTNDRKGERKSCADGDSQLLKAKLKEAVDAKGWKGKVRVSTSGCLGVCGEGPNVMIYPQKLWFSGVTPDDVDEILSTIERLMSEA; encoded by the coding sequence ATGCTCATTCAAAACGAATCACCATACCTCGCTCATGTCTTTATCTGCACCAACGACCGCAAGGGCGAGCGGAAATCCTGTGCGGATGGTGACAGTCAGCTTTTGAAAGCGAAATTGAAAGAAGCTGTTGATGCGAAAGGGTGGAAAGGGAAAGTGCGGGTCTCGACGTCGGGCTGCCTGGGGGTTTGTGGCGAGGGGCCGAATGTGATGATTTATCCGCAGAAGCTCTGGTTTTCCGGTGTCACTCCGGATGATGTGGACGAAATTTTGTCCACGATCGAGCGCTTGATGAGCGAGGCCTGA
- a CDS encoding ArsR/SmtB family transcription factor, with product MSNAEEIARMFKVLSVGSRVRIVELLKERSLCVNALAKALDITPAAVSQHLRVLRDAEVVLPERRGYSVHYRVDRDVLAEWNGIASALLGVTNENE from the coding sequence ATGAGTAACGCTGAAGAGATAGCCCGGATGTTCAAGGTGCTTTCCGTTGGTTCAAGGGTTCGGATCGTCGAGCTGCTGAAGGAGCGGTCGCTGTGCGTCAATGCTCTGGCCAAGGCGCTTGACATCACCCCGGCGGCGGTTTCGCAGCATCTCCGGGTCTTGCGCGATGCGGAAGTCGTGCTTCCTGAACGGCGCGGTTATTCGGTGCATTACCGCGTGGATCGGGATGTGCTTGCCGAATGGAACGGGATTGCGTCAGCGTTGCTCGGCGTCACGAATGAAAATGAGTGA
- the acs gene encoding acetate--CoA ligase has product MATEQTKGQSSESISSVLSERRKFPPPEAFSSQSHISSMEQYEKLYADAAADPDKYWGDLAEQFHWFKKWDSVLQWNAPYAKWFNGGTTNIAYNCLDVHVNSWRKNKAAIMWEGEEGNERILTYGELHRQVSKFANVLKIAGIKPGDKVAIYMGMVPELVIAVLACARVGAVHNVIFAGFSAHSITERVNDSHAKLVICSDGTRRRGGTINLKNIVDEAIVNTPSVKNVIVLKVTGEEIHMHDGMDHWWHDLMGLAMDECEPAQVDSEHPLFLLYTSGSTGKPKGILHTTAGYMVHAASSFKYVFDIKDEDIYFCTADIGWITGHTYMIYGPLLNGATVFMYEGAPNYPQWDRFWDIINRHKITILYTAPTAIRAFIRAGNEWVTKHDLSSLRLLGTVGEPINPEAWMWYHKYVGQEKCPIVDTWWQTETGGIMVSPMPGATPTKPGTATRPLPGIMVDVVRKDGTPCNANEGGYLVVKHPWPSMLRTIYGDNERYEKTYWSEFPGIYFTGDGARKDDDGYVWIMGRVDDVVNVSGHRLGTSEVESALVSHEAVAEAAVVSRPDDIKGNALVAFVTLKDGYEGDAKLRDSLGKHVAKEIGAIAKPDEIRWAKGLPKTRSGKIMRRLLRELATSNEIKGDVTTLEDLGVIENLREQEDEG; this is encoded by the coding sequence ATGGCTACTGAGCAAACGAAAGGCCAGTCCTCTGAATCGATCAGTTCGGTTCTCTCCGAGCGGAGGAAGTTTCCACCGCCGGAAGCGTTCTCTTCCCAGTCGCACATTTCAAGCATGGAGCAGTACGAAAAACTCTATGCCGATGCAGCCGCAGATCCCGACAAGTACTGGGGCGATCTGGCGGAACAGTTCCACTGGTTCAAGAAATGGGACTCGGTGCTTCAATGGAATGCTCCGTATGCCAAATGGTTCAATGGCGGCACGACCAACATCGCCTACAACTGCCTTGACGTACACGTCAACAGCTGGCGCAAGAACAAGGCGGCCATCATGTGGGAAGGCGAAGAGGGCAACGAGCGCATCCTCACCTATGGCGAACTGCACCGCCAGGTCAGCAAATTCGCCAACGTCCTGAAAATCGCCGGTATCAAACCGGGTGACAAAGTTGCCATCTACATGGGCATGGTGCCCGAACTGGTCATCGCCGTGCTCGCCTGTGCTCGTGTCGGTGCAGTGCACAACGTGATCTTCGCCGGCTTCTCGGCACACTCCATCACCGAGCGCGTCAACGACTCCCACGCCAAGCTGGTCATCTGCTCCGACGGCACCCGCCGCCGTGGTGGCACCATCAACCTCAAGAATATCGTCGACGAAGCGATCGTCAACACTCCTTCGGTCAAAAACGTCATCGTCCTCAAAGTGACCGGCGAAGAGATCCACATGCACGACGGCATGGATCACTGGTGGCACGACCTGATGGGCCTGGCCATGGACGAATGCGAACCGGCACAGGTCGATTCCGAGCACCCGCTCTTTTTGCTCTACACCAGCGGCTCAACCGGCAAACCGAAAGGCATCCTGCACACCACCGCCGGCTATATGGTGCACGCTGCCAGCTCGTTCAAATATGTGTTCGACATCAAGGACGAAGACATTTACTTCTGCACCGCCGACATCGGCTGGATCACCGGCCACACCTACATGATCTACGGCCCGCTGCTCAACGGCGCGACCGTCTTCATGTACGAAGGTGCGCCGAACTACCCGCAGTGGGATCGCTTCTGGGACATCATCAACCGCCACAAGATCACGATTCTCTACACCGCTCCAACGGCCATCCGTGCCTTCATCCGCGCCGGTAACGAGTGGGTCACCAAGCACGACCTCAGCTCGCTCAGGCTGCTCGGCACGGTCGGCGAACCGATCAACCCCGAGGCCTGGATGTGGTATCACAAGTATGTCGGTCAGGAGAAGTGCCCCATCGTGGACACCTGGTGGCAGACCGAAACCGGCGGCATCATGGTCTCCCCGATGCCGGGCGCAACCCCGACCAAGCCGGGCACGGCCACCCGCCCGCTGCCGGGCATCATGGTCGATGTCGTGCGCAAGGACGGCACGCCGTGCAACGCCAACGAAGGCGGCTACCTGGTCGTCAAACACCCGTGGCCCTCGATGCTCCGCACCATTTACGGCGATAACGAGCGCTACGAAAAGACCTACTGGTCGGAGTTCCCCGGCATCTACTTCACCGGCGACGGTGCGCGCAAGGACGATGACGGCTACGTCTGGATCATGGGTCGCGTCGATGACGTGGTCAACGTCTCCGGCCACCGCCTCGGCACCAGCGAGGTCGAGAGCGCTCTCGTCTCCCACGAAGCGGTCGCGGAAGCCGCCGTGGTCAGCCGTCCGGACGACATCAAGGGCAACGCGCTGGTCGCATTCGTGACGCTGAAGGATGGCTACGAAGGCGATGCCAAACTGCGCGACTCGCTCGGCAAGCATGTTGCCAAGGAGATCGGCGCCATCGCCAAGCCGGACGAAATCCGCTGGGCCAAAGGTCTGCCGAAAACCCGCAGCGGCAAAATCATGCGCCGCCTGCTTCGCGAGCTCGCCACCTCCAACGAGATCAAAGGCGACGTCACCACCCTCGAAGACCTTGGCGTCATCGAGAACCTCCGCGAACAGGAAGACGAAGGCTGA
- a CDS encoding type II toxin-antitoxin system RelE/ParE family toxin produces the protein MTSVIFDPDARAEFLDAVRYYEERQRGLGRRFRGAVETAVSLVVANPVLYRLLRAPFRRYLLPKFPYSIIYSIEPDYIYVIALAHTKRKPGYWLKRSSGSGEKD, from the coding sequence ATGACTTCAGTCATTTTCGATCCGGATGCCCGCGCTGAATTTCTGGACGCTGTCCGGTATTACGAAGAGCGCCAGAGGGGATTGGGGCGTCGTTTCCGGGGCGCGGTTGAAACGGCCGTTTCTCTTGTTGTCGCGAACCCTGTTCTGTACCGACTGTTGAGAGCGCCCTTCAGACGCTATCTCCTGCCAAAATTCCCCTACTCAATTATTTATTCTATCGAGCCGGATTACATCTACGTTATTGCGTTGGCGCACACTAAACGCAAACCGGGATATTGGTTGAAGAGGAGTTCCGGTTCCGGTGAAAAGGATTAA
- a CDS encoding polyribonucleotide nucleotidyltransferase has translation MFIKKEIDLGQGKVITIETGKMAKQADGSAVVRLNDTMVLATVVSSKTPPPPSQDFFPLQVEYREKYSAAGKFPGGFFKREGRPSEKEILSARLIDRALRPLFPDGYYQETQIIISVISSDTINDADVLGGIAASAAIMVSDIPFANPMSEVRVGRINGQFIVNPDTEELQRSDLDICIGGTEDTICMLEGEMKEISEAEMLDAIKFGHEAIKKLCAFQKELAAEVAKPKRAFAPTVAPAELVAFIEANCAAELKALAYTPLAKEERSDRTKAIYKETIAKTLEHFSSITAEEIAANPEKALCQSEHMIDECIHDVEKKVMRHMILDDSKRLDGRTLEQVRPISIELGLIPRAHGSALFTRGETQALVTLTLGTKKDAQSVDTLTDDKDKRFMLHYNFPPFSVGETGRVGGTGRREIGHGNLAERAIKMVMPAEQEFPYTVRLVSDILESNGSSSMASVCGGTLAAMDGGIPLKKPVSGIAMGLIKEGDRYAVLSDILGNEDHLGDMDFKVSGTRDGITACQMDIKIDGLDYHILETALEQARKGRLHILDVMTEAIPESREDIGKYAPRLTSIQIPVDAIGMVIGKGGETIRSITEETGAEINIDDDGTVTIACSSPEGTKAAVETIKTLVSKPEVGTIYMGKVRDIRDELGAFVEFLPKTDGLVHISEIARERIAKVSDVLKPGERVKVKLIDIRKDPRTGKTKFALSIKALLDTDQPAETNGEAKPARD, from the coding sequence ATGTTTATCAAAAAAGAGATCGATCTTGGACAGGGTAAGGTAATCACGATCGAAACCGGTAAAATGGCCAAACAGGCCGACGGCTCGGCAGTCGTCAGGCTCAACGACACCATGGTGCTCGCCACGGTGGTTTCAAGCAAAACACCTCCCCCGCCGAGTCAGGACTTCTTCCCGCTTCAGGTCGAGTACCGCGAGAAATATTCCGCAGCCGGCAAGTTCCCCGGCGGCTTCTTCAAACGCGAAGGCCGTCCTTCCGAAAAAGAGATTCTCTCCGCCCGCCTGATCGACCGCGCCCTGCGCCCGCTCTTCCCTGACGGCTACTATCAGGAGACCCAGATCATCATTTCGGTCATTTCGTCCGACACGATCAACGACGCTGACGTGCTGGGCGGCATCGCCGCTTCGGCAGCCATCATGGTGTCGGACATTCCGTTCGCAAACCCGATGTCGGAAGTTCGCGTCGGTCGCATCAACGGCCAGTTCATCGTCAATCCCGACACCGAAGAGCTGCAGCGCAGCGACCTCGACATCTGCATCGGCGGTACCGAGGACACCATCTGCATGCTCGAAGGCGAGATGAAGGAGATTTCCGAAGCCGAGATGCTCGACGCCATCAAATTCGGTCACGAAGCAATCAAAAAACTTTGCGCCTTCCAGAAGGAGCTTGCTGCCGAGGTCGCCAAACCGAAGCGTGCGTTTGCACCCACCGTCGCTCCTGCCGAGCTGGTCGCCTTCATCGAGGCCAACTGCGCAGCCGAGCTGAAAGCGCTGGCCTACACGCCGCTGGCAAAAGAGGAGCGCTCCGACAGGACCAAGGCGATCTACAAGGAGACCATCGCCAAAACGCTCGAACACTTCAGCTCCATCACCGCCGAAGAGATTGCCGCCAATCCCGAAAAGGCACTCTGCCAGAGCGAGCACATGATCGACGAGTGCATCCACGACGTCGAAAAGAAGGTGATGCGCCACATGATTCTCGACGACAGCAAGCGCCTCGACGGCCGTACGCTCGAACAGGTTCGCCCGATCAGCATCGAGCTGGGCCTGATTCCGAGGGCTCACGGTTCGGCGCTCTTCACCCGCGGCGAAACGCAGGCGCTGGTCACGCTCACCCTCGGCACCAAGAAGGACGCCCAGTCGGTCGATACGCTCACCGACGACAAAGACAAGCGCTTTATGCTGCACTACAACTTCCCGCCCTTCTCGGTCGGTGAAACCGGCAGGGTCGGCGGCACCGGACGGCGTGAAATCGGCCACGGCAACCTCGCCGAACGCGCCATCAAGATGGTGATGCCCGCCGAGCAGGAGTTCCCGTACACCGTACGCCTCGTCTCGGACATTCTCGAATCGAACGGATCGTCGTCGATGGCTTCGGTCTGCGGCGGCACGCTGGCCGCGATGGACGGCGGCATTCCGCTCAAGAAGCCGGTCTCCGGCATCGCGATGGGCCTCATCAAGGAGGGCGACCGCTACGCCGTACTCTCCGACATTCTCGGCAACGAGGATCACCTCGGCGACATGGACTTCAAGGTCTCCGGCACCCGTGACGGCATCACCGCCTGCCAGATGGACATCAAAATCGACGGCCTGGATTACCACATCCTCGAAACCGCCCTCGAACAGGCTCGCAAAGGCCGTCTGCACATTCTCGACGTCATGACCGAAGCCATTCCCGAATCGCGCGAAGATATCGGTAAATATGCGCCACGCCTTACCAGCATCCAGATTCCGGTGGACGCCATCGGCATGGTGATCGGCAAGGGCGGCGAAACCATCCGCAGCATCACCGAAGAGACCGGCGCAGAGATCAACATCGACGACGACGGCACGGTGACCATCGCCTGCTCCAGCCCCGAAGGCACCAAAGCGGCGGTCGAAACCATCAAGACGCTCGTCTCGAAACCGGAGGTCGGCACGATCTACATGGGCAAGGTTCGCGACATCCGCGACGAGCTTGGCGCCTTCGTCGAGTTCCTGCCGAAGACCGACGGCCTGGTGCACATCTCCGAAATCGCGCGCGAGCGCATCGCCAAGGTAAGCGACGTGCTCAAACCCGGCGAACGGGTCAAGGTCAAGCTGATCGACATCCGCAAGGATCCGCGCACCGGCAAGACCAAGTTCGCCCTTTCGATCAAGGCGCTGCTCGACACCGACCAGCCAGCCGAAACGAATGGCGAAGCAAAGCCGGCACGAGACTGA
- a CDS encoding TspO/MBR family protein → MNKQILTLALCIGLCLAVGFAGSSFTPEPGSWYYTTLNKPEWNPPDWLFPPVWTILFIMMGTALAKVLGAGWEKKEVKIGVALFAVQIILNLGWSASFFGMQSPLAGLIVIALLWIFIVLTILAFSKVSKPPALLLVPYLAWVSFASFLNFTILQLNP, encoded by the coding sequence ATGAACAAACAGATACTCACCCTCGCGCTTTGCATCGGCCTTTGCCTTGCCGTCGGTTTTGCAGGCAGCAGCTTCACTCCGGAGCCGGGTTCCTGGTACTACACGACGCTCAACAAACCGGAATGGAATCCTCCGGACTGGCTTTTTCCACCTGTCTGGACAATTCTTTTCATCATGATGGGTACGGCGCTTGCAAAGGTGCTGGGCGCGGGATGGGAGAAAAAAGAGGTCAAAATCGGTGTCGCGCTGTTCGCGGTTCAGATCATCCTGAACCTCGGTTGGTCGGCGTCGTTTTTCGGAATGCAGTCGCCGCTTGCAGGGTTGATTGTCATTGCGTTGCTTTGGATTTTTATCGTCCTGACTATCCTCGCTTTCTCCAAGGTCTCGAAACCGCCTGCGCTTTTGCTTGTGCCTTATCTCGCCTGGGTGAGCTTTGCCTCTTTTCTGAACTTTACTATTCTCCAGCTCAATCCGTAA
- the leuS gene encoding leucine--tRNA ligase, with amino-acid sequence MKYDFSALEKKWQARWADEQTFASSADQDKPKYYVLDMFPYPSGSGLHVGHLEGYTATDIMARYKRCQGHNVLHPMGWDAFGLPAEQFAIKTGTHPRLTTEKNVASFRETLKSMGFSYDWSREVNTTDPNYFKWTQWIFLKLYEKGLAYISEVDVNWCEELKVVLANEEVDEKIADGYTVVRRPLRQWVLKITAYAERLLEDLDEVDWPENVKQMQRNWIGRSEGVEIDFELRCHRTNLRVYTTRPDTLFGATYLVISPEHPMAEKLAIAQQLVEVKKYIEQAKLKTELERTGLQKEKTGVFTGSYAINPANGEALPVWISDFVLTSYGTGAIMSVPAHDSRDWEFAKKFGLPIREVIKSPHDVQEEVFDGKESVCVNSANDEISIDGLDFKTAFDRMATWLESKGKGKRKVNYKLRDWVFSRQRYWGEPIPIKHYEDGTMRPETNLPLTLPEVEAYHPTSTGESPLANIESWLYGEDEHGKFRRETNTMPQWAGSCWYYLRFIDPQNGNALVDPSREQYWMNVDLYIGGAEHAVLHLLYSRFWHKVLYDLGVVSTKEPFQRLFNQGMILGEDNEKMSKSRGNVIPADHVLSTYGADAVRLYEMFLGPLEQVKPWNTHGIEGISRFLNKVWRLVWDENTETQKTTDDKPSEAVLKRMHKAIKKVTEDTEQLKFNTAISEMMVLVNELTKTGCYSRETTETLLVLLSPFAPHITEELWQTLGHTESISGAVWPVFDAKLATDDVLTIAVQVNGKLRGTFEAPAGYAKEDMIESAKKVESVAKFLEGQQIIKEIAVPGKLVNFAVKPQQ; translated from the coding sequence ATGAAATACGACTTTTCAGCACTTGAGAAAAAGTGGCAAGCCCGCTGGGCAGATGAGCAGACCTTTGCCTCCTCCGCCGACCAGGATAAGCCAAAATATTACGTGCTCGACATGTTCCCCTACCCGAGCGGTTCGGGCCTGCACGTCGGCCACCTCGAAGGCTACACGGCCACCGACATCATGGCGCGTTACAAGCGCTGCCAAGGCCACAACGTGCTGCACCCGATGGGTTGGGACGCCTTCGGCCTGCCCGCCGAGCAGTTCGCCATCAAGACCGGAACCCATCCGCGCCTGACCACCGAAAAGAACGTCGCCAGCTTCCGCGAGACCCTCAAGAGCATGGGCTTCTCCTACGACTGGAGCCGCGAAGTCAACACCACCGATCCGAACTACTTCAAGTGGACGCAGTGGATTTTCCTGAAGCTCTACGAGAAAGGGCTGGCCTACATCTCGGAGGTGGACGTCAACTGGTGCGAGGAGCTGAAGGTGGTGCTGGCAAACGAGGAGGTTGACGAGAAGATTGCCGACGGCTATACCGTCGTGCGCCGCCCGCTGCGCCAGTGGGTGCTGAAGATCACCGCCTACGCCGAGCGGCTGCTGGAGGACTTGGATGAAGTGGATTGGCCGGAGAACGTCAAGCAGATGCAGCGCAACTGGATCGGACGCTCCGAGGGCGTCGAGATCGACTTCGAGCTGCGCTGCCACCGCACCAATCTGCGGGTCTATACCACCCGCCCCGACACGCTCTTCGGCGCGACCTACCTCGTCATTTCGCCGGAGCATCCGATGGCCGAAAAGCTCGCCATCGCCCAGCAGCTCGTCGAGGTCAAAAAATATATCGAACAGGCCAAGCTCAAAACCGAGCTGGAACGCACCGGCTTGCAGAAAGAGAAAACCGGCGTCTTCACCGGTTCCTACGCGATCAACCCGGCTAACGGCGAGGCGCTTCCGGTCTGGATTTCGGATTTCGTGCTCACCAGCTACGGCACCGGCGCGATCATGTCCGTCCCGGCGCACGACAGCCGCGACTGGGAGTTCGCGAAAAAATTCGGGCTGCCGATCCGCGAAGTCATCAAAAGCCCGCATGACGTACAGGAAGAGGTGTTCGACGGCAAGGAGAGCGTTTGCGTGAACTCCGCGAACGACGAAATATCCATCGACGGCCTCGACTTCAAAACCGCCTTCGACCGCATGGCAACCTGGCTGGAGTCGAAAGGCAAGGGCAAGCGCAAGGTCAACTACAAGCTGCGCGACTGGGTCTTCAGCCGCCAACGCTACTGGGGCGAGCCGATCCCGATCAAGCATTACGAGGACGGCACGATGCGCCCCGAAACCAACCTGCCTCTCACGCTACCGGAGGTCGAGGCCTACCACCCGACATCGACCGGCGAGTCGCCCTTGGCCAATATCGAGAGCTGGCTCTACGGCGAGGACGAGCACGGCAAGTTCCGCCGCGAAACCAACACCATGCCGCAGTGGGCCGGAAGCTGCTGGTACTACCTGCGCTTCATCGATCCGCAGAACGGCAACGCGCTGGTCGATCCGTCGCGCGAGCAGTACTGGATGAACGTCGATCTCTACATCGGCGGCGCGGAGCACGCGGTGCTGCACCTGCTCTACTCACGCTTCTGGCACAAGGTGCTCTACGACCTCGGCGTGGTCAGCACCAAGGAGCCGTTCCAGCGCCTCTTCAACCAGGGCATGATTCTCGGCGAAGACAACGAAAAGATGTCAAAGTCACGCGGCAACGTCATCCCCGCCGACCACGTGCTGAGCACCTACGGCGCGGACGCCGTGCGGCTCTACGAAATGTTCCTCGGCCCGCTCGAACAGGTCAAGCCCTGGAACACCCACGGCATCGAGGGCATCAGCCGCTTCCTGAACAAGGTGTGGCGACTGGTCTGGGACGAAAACACCGAGACGCAGAAAACCACCGATGACAAACCGTCGGAAGCCGTCCTCAAACGGATGCACAAGGCGATCAAAAAGGTGACCGAAGATACCGAGCAGCTCAAATTCAACACCGCCATTTCGGAGATGATGGTGCTCGTCAATGAGCTGACCAAAACGGGATGTTACAGCCGCGAGACGACTGAAACCCTGCTCGTGCTGCTCTCACCTTTCGCACCACACATCACCGAAGAGCTTTGGCAGACGCTCGGCCACACGGAGTCGATCAGCGGAGCCGTATGGCCGGTCTTCGACGCGAAGCTTGCGACGGACGACGTGCTCACCATCGCCGTGCAGGTCAACGGCAAGCTCCGCGGTACGTTTGAAGCTCCCGCGGGCTACGCGAAGGAGGATATGATCGAGTCGGCCAAAAAGGTCGAGAGCGTCGCAAAGTTCCTCGAAGGGCAGCAGATCATCAAGGAGATCGCCGTGCCCGGCAAGCTGGTGAACTTCGCCGTAAAACCGCAACAATGA
- a CDS encoding inositol monophosphatase family protein, with amino-acid sequence MNLELQTAIKAAKAAGAITLSRFGELSQREIVAKEHKDFVTEVDKQCEAVISATITEAFPDDGLLCEEGTSGKGASGRTWIVDPLDGTLNFIHSFPVFGISIAMTDANGELAVGVVYQPVLDELFTAVRGEGAFLNGDRIGISTREDKQGFLFATGLPFRDYDHYMDGYIAMLRDVIADSAGIRRAGSASIDLAYTAAGRFDGFFEYRLFPWDFSAGVLLVREAGGIVTGIDGSDDVFAHTSILAGSLLTHSLLLEKARKHFGTGSAGSSSI; translated from the coding sequence ATGAACCTCGAACTCCAGACGGCCATCAAGGCAGCCAAAGCGGCAGGCGCGATTACCCTTTCGCGATTCGGCGAGCTTTCGCAGCGGGAAATCGTCGCCAAGGAGCACAAGGATTTCGTGACTGAAGTCGACAAGCAGTGTGAGGCGGTGATTTCTGCCACGATCACCGAAGCATTCCCCGACGACGGGCTGCTCTGCGAGGAGGGAACCAGCGGCAAGGGCGCATCCGGGCGAACCTGGATTGTCGATCCGCTGGACGGCACGCTGAACTTCATCCACTCGTTCCCGGTCTTCGGCATCAGCATCGCCATGACCGATGCGAATGGCGAACTGGCGGTGGGCGTGGTCTATCAGCCAGTGCTCGACGAGCTGTTCACCGCCGTCCGGGGCGAGGGCGCATTCCTGAACGGTGACCGCATCGGCATTTCGACGCGCGAGGACAAGCAGGGCTTCCTGTTCGCCACCGGCCTGCCGTTCAGGGATTACGATCACTACATGGACGGCTACATCGCCATGCTGCGGGATGTCATTGCCGATTCGGCAGGCATCCGACGCGCCGGTTCGGCCTCCATCGACCTGGCCTACACCGCCGCTGGACGCTTCGACGGCTTCTTCGAGTACCGGCTCTTTCCGTGGGACTTCTCGGCGGGCGTGCTGCTGGTGCGCGAGGCGGGCGGCATCGTAACCGGCATCGACGGATCTGATGACGTGTTCGCCCATACGAGCATCCTTGCCGGAAGCCTGCTCACCCACTCACTCCTGCTCGAAAAAGCCCGGAAACATTTCGGCACCGGAAGCGCTGGCAGCTCCTCAATTTGA
- a CDS encoding addiction module protein: protein MEGKMSELLKKIESEVLGLSHQERAFLADRLLSSLGEDVLTEFDAAWVTEAQRRYGEYKAGRRSGIDAQEVFAEADRIVE from the coding sequence ATGGAGGGAAAAATGTCAGAGTTATTGAAAAAAATTGAAAGCGAGGTGCTTGGCCTTTCTCATCAGGAGCGGGCCTTTTTGGCTGATCGTTTGCTGAGTTCTCTGGGAGAGGATGTTCTTACGGAGTTCGATGCCGCATGGGTCACCGAAGCGCAGCGCCGGTATGGGGAATATAAAGCGGGACGCCGCTCTGGCATCGATGCACAGGAGGTCTTTGCTGAAGCTGACAGGATCGTCGAATGA